A section of the Ovis canadensis isolate MfBH-ARS-UI-01 breed Bighorn chromosome 1, ARS-UI_OviCan_v2, whole genome shotgun sequence genome encodes:
- the MED8 gene encoding mediator of RNA polymerase II transcription subunit 8 isoform X1, translating into MQREEKQLEASLDALLSQVADLKNSLGSFIYKLENEYDRLTWPSVLDSFALLSGQLNTLNKVLKHEKTPLFRNQVIIPLVLSPDRDEDLMRQTEGRVPVFSHEVVPDHLRTKPDPEVEEQEKQLTTDAARIGADAAQKQIQSLNKMCSNLLEKISKEERESESGGLRPNKQTFNPTDTNALVAAVAFGKGLSNWRPSGSSGPSQPGQPGAGTVLAGASGLQQVQMAGAPNQQQPMLSGVQMAQAGQPGKMPSGIKTNIKSASMHPYQR; encoded by the exons ATGCAG AGGGAGGAAAAACAGCTTGAGGCATCATTAGATGCACTGCTGAGTCAAGTGGCTGATCTGAAGAACTCACTGGGGAGTTTCATTTACAAGCTGGAGAACGAGTATGACCGGCTGACCTG GCCATCTGTCCTGGACAGCTTTGCCTTGCTTTCTGGACAGCTGAACACTCTGAACAAGGTCTTGAAGCATGAAAAGACACCACTGTTCCGCAACCAGGTCATCATCCCTCTGGTGTTGTCCCCAGACCGAGATGAAGATCTCATG AGGCAGACTGAAGGACGGGTACCTGTTTTCAGCCACGAGGTGGTCCCTGACCATCTGAGAACCAAGCCTGACCCTGAGGTTGAAGAGCAAGAGAAGCAGCTCACCACGGATGCTGCTCGCATTGGTGCTGATGCAGCGCAG AAACAGATCCAGAGCTTGAACAAAATGTGCTCAAACCTCCTGGAGAAAATCAGCAAAGAGGAACGAGAATCAGAGAGTGGAG GTCTCCGGCCGAACAAGCAGACCTTTAACCCGACAGATACCAACGCCTTAGTGGCAGCTGTTGCCTTTGGAAAGGGGCTGTCTAACTGGAGGCCTTCAGGCAGCAGTGGTCCTAGCCAGCCAGGCCAGCCGGGAGCTGGAACAGTCCTCGCAGGAGCCTCAGGGTTACAGCAGGTGCAGATGGCAGGAGCGCCAAATCAGCAGCAGCCAATGCTCAGTGGGGTGCAGATGGCCCAAGCAGGCCAGCCAG GGAAAATGCCAAGTGGGATAAAAACCAACATCAAGTCGGCTTCCATGCATCCCTACCAGCGGTGA
- the MED8 gene encoding mediator of RNA polymerase II transcription subunit 8 isoform X2 — protein sequence MRQTEGRVPVFSHEVVPDHLRTKPDPEVEEQEKQLTTDAARIGADAAQKQIQSLNKMCSNLLEKISKEERESESGGLRPNKQTFNPTDTNALVAAVAFGKGLSNWRPSGSSGPSQPGQPGAGTVLAGASGLQQVQMAGAPNQQQPMLSGVQMAQAGQPGKMPSGIKTNIKSASMHPYQR from the exons ATG AGGCAGACTGAAGGACGGGTACCTGTTTTCAGCCACGAGGTGGTCCCTGACCATCTGAGAACCAAGCCTGACCCTGAGGTTGAAGAGCAAGAGAAGCAGCTCACCACGGATGCTGCTCGCATTGGTGCTGATGCAGCGCAG AAACAGATCCAGAGCTTGAACAAAATGTGCTCAAACCTCCTGGAGAAAATCAGCAAAGAGGAACGAGAATCAGAGAGTGGAG GTCTCCGGCCGAACAAGCAGACCTTTAACCCGACAGATACCAACGCCTTAGTGGCAGCTGTTGCCTTTGGAAAGGGGCTGTCTAACTGGAGGCCTTCAGGCAGCAGTGGTCCTAGCCAGCCAGGCCAGCCGGGAGCTGGAACAGTCCTCGCAGGAGCCTCAGGGTTACAGCAGGTGCAGATGGCAGGAGCGCCAAATCAGCAGCAGCCAATGCTCAGTGGGGTGCAGATGGCCCAAGCAGGCCAGCCAG GGAAAATGCCAAGTGGGATAAAAACCAACATCAAGTCGGCTTCCATGCATCCCTACCAGCGGTGA